A single Gammaproteobacteria bacterium DNA region contains:
- a CDS encoding inositol-3-phosphate synthase produces the protein MRKPQRIPPASGRLGVLLPGFGAVATTFVAGVEAIRRGMAEPTGSLTQMNTIRLGKRTEGRTPLIRELVPLAELDDLVFGAWDPIPDNGYESSVRAGVLHRERHLDPIRDFLAGIEPMPAVFDTGYVKKLDGPNTKKGASKRDLAEQLRADIRAFKAQHGCDRAVMVWCGSTEVYVRPGEVHASLAAFEKGMDENHPDIAPSQLYAWAALKEGVPYANGAPNLSADFEALEDLARERSVPIAGKDFKTGQTLMKTILAPGFKARMIGLSGWFSTNILGNRDGEVLDDPESFKTKEVSKLGVLEHILQPQMYPELYGDIYHKVRINYYPPRGDNKEGWDNIDIFGWLGYPMQIKIDFLCRDSILAAPIVLDLALFLDLASRSGLGGIQEWLSFYFKSPQTAPGLYPEHDIFIQHWKLKNTLRWLAGEEQITHLGVEYYE, from the coding sequence GTGGCCACCACCTTCGTCGCCGGAGTGGAGGCAATTCGCAGGGGCATGGCCGAGCCCACGGGAAGCCTCACCCAGATGAATACCATCCGACTCGGAAAGCGCACCGAGGGACGAACGCCGCTCATCAGGGAGCTGGTGCCGCTGGCGGAGCTGGACGATCTGGTCTTCGGCGCCTGGGACCCGATTCCCGACAACGGCTACGAAAGCTCCGTGCGGGCCGGCGTGCTGCACCGTGAACGCCATCTCGACCCGATCAGGGACTTCCTGGCCGGCATCGAACCCATGCCCGCGGTCTTCGACACCGGATACGTAAAGAAGCTGGACGGTCCCAACACGAAGAAGGGCGCCAGCAAGCGCGACCTCGCGGAGCAGCTGCGCGCGGACATCCGCGCCTTCAAGGCGCAGCACGGATGCGATCGCGCGGTCATGGTATGGTGCGGCTCGACCGAGGTGTACGTGCGCCCGGGCGAAGTGCACGCCTCGCTGGCCGCCTTCGAGAAGGGCATGGACGAGAACCATCCCGACATCGCGCCCAGCCAGCTCTACGCTTGGGCCGCTCTCAAGGAGGGCGTGCCCTACGCCAACGGCGCCCCCAACCTGTCGGCCGACTTCGAGGCGCTCGAGGATCTGGCGCGCGAGCGCTCGGTTCCCATCGCGGGCAAGGATTTCAAGACCGGCCAGACCCTCATGAAGACCATCCTGGCGCCGGGCTTCAAGGCGCGCATGATCGGCCTTTCGGGCTGGTTCAGCACCAACATCCTGGGCAACCGGGACGGAGAGGTGCTCGACGACCCGGAATCGTTCAAGACCAAGGAGGTCTCCAAACTCGGGGTGCTCGAGCACATCCTGCAGCCGCAGATGTACCCCGAGCTTTACGGCGACATCTACCACAAGGTGCGCATCAACTACTATCCGCCCCGCGGCGACAACAAGGAAGGCTGGGACAACATCGATATCTTCGGCTGGCTGGGATATCCGATGCAGATCAAGATCGACTTCCTGTGCCGCGACTCCATCCTGGCCGCGCCCATCGTCCTGGACCTCGCGCTCTTCCTCGATCTGGCCTCGCGCTCGGGGCTGGGCGGCATCCAGGAGTGGCTCTCCTTCTACTTCAAGAGCCCTCAGACGGCGCCCGGCCTGTATCCGGAACACGACATCTTCATCCAGCACTGGAAGCTGAAGAACACGCTGCGCTGGCTCGCGGGGGAGGAGCAGATCACCCATCTGGGCGTTGAGTACTACGAGTAG
- the tmk gene encoding dTMP kinase, which yields MPKGCFVVLEGGEGAGKSTQAALLARWLRDRGVPCTLAREPGSTGVGEAIREVVLGRTDLEMPAESELLLILAARAAFVREVVRPALARGDVVVADRFDLSTLAYQGYGRGLELARVRAAMEVATGDLRPDLYLVLDVPVEEGVARRRAAGGSEDRIERAGADFLRAVRDGYLELAEAGERMELVSGLGSSLRVQERVLGCLRRRLPDVFGPRGN from the coding sequence ATGCCGAAGGGGTGCTTCGTGGTGCTGGAGGGCGGGGAGGGTGCGGGCAAGTCCACGCAGGCGGCGCTCCTGGCCCGGTGGCTTCGGGACCGGGGCGTGCCCTGCACCCTGGCGCGCGAACCGGGGTCCACGGGGGTGGGTGAAGCCATTCGCGAGGTGGTGCTGGGGAGAACGGATCTGGAGATGCCCGCGGAATCGGAGCTGCTGCTGATCCTGGCGGCACGCGCGGCGTTCGTGCGCGAGGTGGTGCGTCCCGCGCTGGCGCGCGGCGACGTGGTCGTTGCGGATCGCTTCGACCTCTCCACGCTGGCCTACCAGGGATACGGCCGCGGCCTGGAACTCGCGCGCGTGCGTGCCGCGATGGAGGTTGCGACCGGAGACCTGCGGCCGGATCTCTACCTGGTGCTCGACGTGCCGGTTGAGGAGGGCGTGGCTCGGCGCCGGGCCGCCGGAGGCAGCGAGGATCGCATCGAGCGCGCGGGCGCCGACTTTCTGCGCGCGGTGAGAGACGGGTATCTTGAGCTGGCCGAGGCCGGGGAGCGCATGGAGCTGGTCAGCGGTCTGGGTTCGTCCCTTCGGGTCCAGGAGCGCGTCCTCGGTTGTCTGAGGCGCCGCCTGCCCGACGTGTTCGGTCCCCGGGGGAATTGA
- a CDS encoding dicarboxylate/amino acid:cation symporter, translating into MSRPSETGRRRFGPGALIFAGMAVGIVVGAILGERAAVLQPVGDLFIRLLVLAAVPLVCFNLLAGLAAHSGVGAFGRLAAKILAWFVATDLVALCAGMGAMTLLRPGAGMELTTPVDEAVGAVPSLADVLLDMIPVNLFQAFAEGNIVQVVVASLAIGMATLMLGGGARARLEAAYRDLADLFRRLVDLVLVLAPLGIGALMAVTAGRYGAELLGGLARFLTGVWGAQAILFCGYMLVLRFLTAQRPRRFLSDTGPLWATTAATSSSLASLSVGLEKAEKLGMPRRIYSFTLPLGAQLNKDGTAVMLGAVLVFTAQAAGVEFGPEALLAILPIGLLLAQGSGGIPGGGFVVALVYVQAFSLPIEIAAMVGGIYRLVDMGNTTLNIMGDMVGTALVAGRAAGGTEPAVSGAGS; encoded by the coding sequence ATGAGTCGGCCGTCGGAAACGGGACGCCGCCGTTTCGGACCCGGCGCGCTCATCTTCGCCGGCATGGCGGTGGGGATCGTGGTCGGCGCCATCCTGGGCGAGCGGGCCGCCGTGCTCCAGCCGGTCGGCGACCTGTTCATCCGGTTGCTGGTGCTGGCGGCGGTGCCGCTGGTCTGCTTCAACCTGCTGGCCGGGCTGGCGGCCCATTCGGGCGTGGGCGCGTTCGGCCGGCTGGCCGCGAAGATCCTGGCCTGGTTCGTCGCCACCGACCTCGTGGCGCTGTGCGCGGGAATGGGGGCGATGACGCTCCTGCGGCCCGGCGCCGGGATGGAGCTGACCACTCCGGTGGACGAGGCCGTGGGCGCGGTTCCCTCGCTCGCGGATGTCCTGCTGGACATGATCCCGGTCAACCTCTTCCAGGCCTTTGCGGAGGGGAACATCGTGCAGGTGGTGGTGGCCTCGCTCGCGATCGGGATGGCCACCCTGATGCTCGGAGGCGGCGCGCGCGCGCGGCTGGAGGCGGCCTACCGCGACCTGGCCGACCTCTTCCGCCGCCTGGTGGACCTGGTGCTCGTGCTGGCGCCGCTGGGGATCGGCGCGCTGATGGCGGTGACCGCCGGCCGCTACGGCGCCGAGCTGCTCGGCGGCCTGGCGCGCTTCCTGACGGGGGTGTGGGGCGCGCAGGCGATCCTCTTCTGCGGGTACATGCTCGTGCTCCGCTTCCTGACCGCGCAGCGTCCCCGGCGCTTCCTGAGCGATACCGGTCCGCTATGGGCGACCACGGCGGCAACCTCCTCCAGCCTGGCTTCCCTCTCGGTCGGTCTGGAGAAGGCGGAGAAACTGGGCATGCCGCGCCGAATCTACAGCTTCACGCTGCCGCTGGGCGCGCAACTCAACAAGGACGGCACCGCGGTTATGCTCGGGGCGGTGCTGGTGTTCACCGCCCAGGCGGCGGGGGTGGAGTTCGGGCCGGAGGCGCTGCTCGCCATCCTGCCGATCGGGCTCCTGCTCGCGCAGGGTTCGGGCGGGATCCCGGGCGGCGGTTTCGTGGTGGCCCTGGTCTACGTGCAGGCGTTCAGCCTGCCGATCGAAATCGCGGCCATGGTGGGGGGCATTTACCGGCTGGTCGACATGGGAAACACGACGTTGAACATCATGGGGGACATGGTCGGGACGGCGCTGGTGGCGGGGCGGGCCGCGGGCGGGACCGAGCCCGCGGTCTCCGGGGCGGGCTCGTGA